Proteins found in one Candidatus Nealsonbacteria bacterium CG07_land_8_20_14_0_80_39_13 genomic segment:
- a CDS encoding DNA-directed RNA polymerase subunit beta, with amino-acid sequence MAIEGTSLGLKVKNFGKTNIFLPLPYLLTAPKESWDCFWEKDLKELFSEISPIKDYAGKEFELWFTDYKFEESKYKNDLEAKINNDSYEAALRVKVKLVNIKTKKVKEQEVFLADFPKMTERGTFIINGVERVVIAQLIRSPGVFFTGERYGSGRLFGAKIIPNRGAWLEFETEKNGFISLKIDRKRKIAATALLRAFGVENNLSIKEYFQDVNKGDIDYIEETLKRDQTHNQSEALVEIYNRLRVGELVTPETAKELIWNMFFNFERYDLSKVGRWRMGQRLQELNSKFQIPNSKSNSKSEKKEEEITVEDRLLKLEDVIAVLREVIRSNNNPLAEPDQIDHLGSRRVRTFGELLRNRLRVGITRMERIIKDRMSTLDVDLISPSQLINPRPVMAVAKEFFASSQMSQFMDNENPLAELEHKRRLSATGPGGLTRERAGFEVRDVQPSHYGRICPIETPEGASVGLVGHLAGFANINPFGFLETPYFRVEKGVVTTEVHYLTAYEEERFVIASGAVPVDKKREIISEKVEARIKSEPGIADKSKIDFIDVSPEQFISVATSLIPFLQNDDANRALMGSNMQRQSVPLVKPEVPYVMTGVEERIARDSGQAIVAQSEGEVLEADAEHVKVKNSKTGEVKDYELRTFVRTNQYTCLHQKPMVEKGRKVKKGDVLADGGAISNGHLALGSNILVAFVPWRGENFEDAIVLSDRLVRDDVFTSIKKENFICDVRETKLGPEITTCDIPNISEERLKDLDEEGIVRIGAEVGPNDILVGKISPKGEADLTAEERLLRAIFGEKARDIKDTSLKMEHGKQGRVTGIKIFSRDAGYRLEPGIIKRIEIEIAELRKIQAGDKLAGRHGNKGIVAKVLPLEEMPFMEDGTPVDIVLNPLGVTSRMNLGQVLETHLGWAAEKLGYWAVTPSMSGANEADIKKELKLAGLPEDGKAKLFDGRTGLPFGEKITVGYIYMMKLIHMVKDKLHARSIGPYSLITQQPLGGKAQFGGQRFGEMEVWALEGYGAAHTLQEILTIKSDDVQGRATTYESILKGEKIKNPGVPASFNLLVNELKSLGLSIEVKERERRNRDE; translated from the coding sequence AACATCGTTGGGTCTTAAGGTTAAAAATTTTGGCAAAACAAACATCTTTCTCCCTCTCCCTTACCTGCTCACAGCTCCTAAAGAAAGCTGGGATTGTTTTTGGGAAAAAGATTTGAAAGAACTTTTCAGTGAAATTTCTCCCATCAAAGATTATGCCGGCAAAGAGTTTGAACTTTGGTTCACTGATTACAAGTTTGAGGAATCAAAATATAAAAACGACTTGGAGGCGAAGATAAACAACGATTCTTACGAAGCCGCCTTAAGGGTTAAAGTAAAATTAGTCAATATTAAAACCAAAAAAGTAAAAGAGCAGGAAGTTTTCCTGGCTGATTTCCCTAAAATGACCGAGAGGGGAACTTTTATTATTAATGGAGTTGAAAGAGTTGTTATCGCCCAGCTTATCCGTTCTCCGGGCGTTTTCTTTACCGGCGAAAGATACGGAAGCGGACGGCTTTTCGGAGCAAAGATAATTCCCAACAGGGGAGCTTGGCTGGAATTTGAAACGGAGAAAAACGGATTCATCAGTTTAAAAATAGACAGAAAAAGAAAAATAGCCGCTACAGCTTTGTTGAGGGCTTTTGGCGTTGAAAATAATCTGTCAATTAAGGAATATTTTCAGGATGTCAACAAGGGCGATATTGATTATATTGAAGAAACATTGAAACGCGATCAGACCCATAATCAATCAGAAGCCTTGGTGGAAATTTACAATCGCTTGAGGGTCGGGGAATTAGTTACTCCGGAAACAGCTAAGGAATTGATTTGGAATATGTTTTTTAACTTTGAGAGATATGATTTGTCTAAAGTTGGAAGATGGAGGATGGGGCAGAGATTACAGGAATTAAATTCCAAATTTCAAATTCCAAATTCCAAATCAAATTCCAAATCGGAGAAAAAGGAAGAGGAAATTACGGTGGAGGATAGGCTTTTAAAATTAGAAGACGTTATCGCTGTTTTAAGAGAAGTTATCCGTTCCAACAACAATCCTTTAGCCGAGCCTGACCAGATAGACCACTTGGGAAGCAGAAGAGTCAGGACGTTCGGAGAGCTTCTTCGGAACAGATTAAGAGTCGGTATAACAAGAATGGAGAGAATTATCAAAGACAGAATGTCTACGCTTGATGTTGATTTAATATCTCCTTCCCAGCTTATCAATCCCAGGCCGGTTATGGCCGTTGCCAAAGAATTCTTCGCCTCTTCTCAAATGTCCCAATTTATGGATAATGAAAATCCTTTAGCTGAATTGGAGCATAAGAGAAGATTATCAGCTACTGGTCCGGGCGGACTGACCAGAGAAAGAGCTGGTTTTGAAGTCAGAGACGTTCAGCCTTCTCACTATGGCAGAATTTGTCCTATTGAAACTCCGGAAGGAGCTTCTGTCGGATTAGTCGGACACTTAGCCGGTTTTGCCAACATCAATCCTTTTGGGTTTTTGGAGACTCCTTATTTCAGAGTTGAAAAAGGCGTGGTTACAACAGAAGTCCATTACTTGACCGCTTACGAAGAGGAAAGATTTGTCATTGCTTCCGGAGCTGTGCCGGTTGATAAGAAAAGAGAAATTATTTCTGAAAAAGTTGAAGCAAGAATAAAAAGCGAGCCGGGCATTGCCGACAAGAGCAAGATTGATTTTATTGATGTTTCTCCGGAGCAATTTATTTCCGTCGCCACTTCTTTAATTCCATTTTTACAGAACGACGACGCCAACAGAGCTTTGATGGGTTCCAATATGCAGAGACAGTCAGTGCCTTTGGTCAAGCCGGAGGTTCCTTATGTTATGACCGGAGTTGAAGAAAGAATTGCCAGAGATTCAGGTCAGGCGATTGTCGCTCAATCAGAAGGAGAAGTGCTTGAAGCTGACGCTGAACATGTTAAAGTGAAAAATTCAAAAACTGGAGAGGTTAAAGATTACGAATTAAGAACTTTTGTCAGAACAAACCAATATACCTGCCTTCATCAGAAGCCTATGGTTGAAAAAGGCCGGAAGGTTAAAAAGGGAGATGTTTTGGCGGACGGAGGAGCGATATCTAACGGCCATTTGGCTTTAGGTAGCAATATTTTGGTTGCTTTTGTCCCATGGAGAGGGGAGAATTTTGAAGATGCCATAGTCCTTTCCGACAGATTGGTCAGGGACGATGTTTTTACTTCCATAAAAAAAGAAAATTTCATCTGCGATGTCCGAGAAACAAAATTAGGTCCGGAAATAACCACTTGCGATATTCCCAATATTTCTGAAGAGAGGTTGAAAGATTTAGACGAAGAGGGGATTGTCCGCATCGGAGCTGAAGTCGGGCCGAACGATATTTTGGTCGGTAAAATTTCTCCTAAAGGAGAAGCTGATTTGACTGCCGAAGAAAGATTATTAAGGGCTATTTTCGGAGAGAAAGCCAGAGATATTAAAGATACTTCCTTAAAAATGGAACATGGCAAGCAGGGCAGAGTGACGGGAATAAAAATTTTTTCCAGAGACGCAGGCTATAGACTGGAGCCGGGGATAATCAAGAGAATTGAAATAGAAATTGCTGAATTGAGGAAAATTCAAGCCGGAGATAAATTAGCCGGACGCCACGGAAACAAAGGAATTGTGGCTAAGGTTTTACCTTTGGAAGAGATGCCCTTCATGGAAGACGGAACGCCGGTGGATATAGTTTTGAATCCTTTGGGAGTTACTTCCAGAATGAATCTCGGCCAAGTTTTGGAAACGCATCTTGGCTGGGCGGCTGAAAAGCTGGGCTATTGGGCGGTTACTCCGTCTATGTCCGGAGCCAACGAAGCTGATATTAAAAAAGAGTTGAAGTTGGCCGGTTTGCCTGAAGACGGAAAAGCGAAATTATTTGACGGTAGAACCGGGCTTCCTTTCGGAGAAAAGATTACTGTCGGATACATATATATGATGAAGCTGATACATATGGTCAAGGACAAACTCCACGCCAGAAGCATCGGACCGTATTCTCTGATAACACAGCAACCATTGGGCGGAAAAGCTCAATTTGGAGGACAGAGGTTTGGAGAAATGGAAGTCTGGGCCTTGGAAGGATATGGAGCAGCTCATACTTTGCAGGAAATTTTGACTATAAAATCAGATGACGTCCAAGGAAGGGCAACGACTTACGAGTCAATATTGAAAGGCGAGAAAATAAAAAATCCCGGAGTGCCTGCCTCATTTAATCTTTTGGTCAATGAATTAAAGTCGTTGGGATTGAGCATAGAAGTTAAGGAAAGAGAAAGGCGAAACCGCGATGAATAA